One genomic region from Halomicrobium zhouii encodes:
- a CDS encoding Gfo/Idh/MocA family protein, with the protein MTYRAIQVGTGGQGARWCDTFLQPHVEAGRVDVVAAVDVDESAHANAREHLDVPAEACYTDVEAAVAEHDADFCIVVVPPWVHEEVVDAALAHDLDILSEKPIADTLEASVRIAEKVERAGAKMGVTMSHRFDRDKTTLRRQIGAESSGPLDYLVGRFTCNARTYGTWGAFRHDMDHPLMVEGAVHQLDFLADMAGAPCERLYADTWQPEWAEYAGDVQATVQLRFENGVRATWEGAKANATTLNGWGNDYVRAECRDATLELDGRELTRYPYDADAEGVVGTTGRERGEAVPLDEREHWSNTWLVGQFLEWLDGGERSDGTRASSERSSDGGEPMETNVHDNLQSVALVEAAIESSETGEPVAVQELLADARAALDG; encoded by the coding sequence ATGACATACCGCGCGATTCAGGTCGGGACCGGTGGCCAGGGCGCTCGCTGGTGTGACACCTTCCTGCAGCCCCACGTCGAAGCCGGCCGGGTCGACGTCGTCGCCGCCGTCGACGTGGACGAGTCGGCCCACGCGAACGCCCGCGAGCACCTCGACGTGCCCGCAGAGGCCTGCTACACCGACGTCGAAGCGGCGGTCGCCGAACACGACGCCGACTTCTGTATCGTCGTCGTCCCGCCGTGGGTTCACGAGGAGGTCGTCGACGCGGCCCTCGCCCACGACCTCGATATCCTCTCGGAGAAGCCCATCGCCGACACGCTGGAGGCGTCCGTCCGCATCGCCGAGAAAGTCGAGCGCGCCGGCGCGAAGATGGGGGTGACGATGAGCCACCGGTTCGACCGGGACAAGACGACGCTGCGTCGGCAGATCGGCGCCGAATCGAGCGGCCCGCTCGACTACCTCGTCGGCCGATTCACCTGTAACGCCAGGACCTACGGGACGTGGGGCGCGTTCCGCCACGACATGGACCACCCGCTCATGGTCGAAGGTGCCGTCCATCAACTGGATTTCCTCGCGGACATGGCCGGAGCGCCCTGCGAACGCCTCTACGCCGACACCTGGCAGCCCGAGTGGGCCGAGTACGCCGGCGACGTTCAGGCCACCGTCCAGCTGCGCTTCGAGAACGGCGTCCGGGCGACGTGGGAGGGCGCGAAAGCCAACGCGACGACGCTCAACGGCTGGGGGAACGACTACGTCCGCGCGGAGTGTCGCGACGCCACCCTCGAACTCGACGGCCGGGAACTGACGCGCTATCCCTACGACGCCGACGCAGAGGGAGTCGTCGGAACGACGGGCCGAGAGCGGGGCGAAGCGGTCCCACTGGACGAACGCGAGCACTGGTCGAACACCTGGCTCGTCGGGCAGTTCCTCGAGTGGCTGGACGGCGGTGAGCGTTCCGACGGAACGCGAGCCTCCTCGGAGCGAAGCTCCGACGGCGGCGAACCGATGGAGACGAACGTGCACGACAACCTCCAGTCGGTGGCGCTCGTCGAGGCAGCCATCGAGAGCAGCGAGACGGGCGAACCGGTCGCGGTCCAGGAACTACTCGCCGACGCGCGCGCCGCTCTCGACGGCTGA
- a CDS encoding formate/nitrite transporter family protein: MADPDESEGNQVRDAVERSRHGAPAAGAVVRDRFSSDEIFQRILAAADEEIRVGNRELFFSGLAAGFAITITFLLYTSMTAKTGGDPVLSAILYPLGFVYIILGDYQLFTENTLPPVALVLERLASVPALLGIWAIVLAANLVGGVAGAFFLSSTGVFTPEAAAAAEGFAEKAIDTAWWTLFAKAVFAGLIVAGVVWVDYASRDTISRLVLVYVAFLAIPFGNLYHVVVSSTEMVYLVFQGELALAVGIWEFVLPVLLGNSVGGVALVTVVNYFQTTERRVEEARSEDFKRQLSLRESLLGGISGRAYVPIRGENDEGE; this comes from the coding sequence ATGGCTGATCCCGACGAATCCGAGGGGAACCAGGTCCGCGACGCAGTCGAGCGGTCGCGCCACGGCGCACCCGCCGCGGGGGCGGTCGTCCGCGACCGCTTTTCCTCCGACGAGATATTCCAGCGGATCCTCGCCGCTGCCGACGAGGAGATTCGCGTCGGCAACCGGGAACTGTTCTTCAGCGGCCTCGCCGCGGGCTTTGCCATCACCATCACCTTCCTGCTGTACACGTCGATGACGGCCAAGACGGGCGGTGACCCCGTGTTGAGCGCCATCCTCTACCCGCTCGGCTTCGTCTACATCATCCTCGGTGACTATCAGCTGTTCACCGAGAACACCTTGCCGCCCGTCGCGCTCGTCCTGGAACGTCTCGCGAGCGTGCCTGCACTGCTGGGCATCTGGGCCATCGTGCTCGCCGCCAACCTCGTCGGCGGCGTCGCCGGGGCGTTCTTCCTCTCCTCGACGGGTGTGTTCACGCCCGAGGCAGCGGCTGCGGCCGAAGGATTCGCCGAGAAGGCCATCGACACGGCCTGGTGGACGCTGTTCGCCAAGGCCGTCTTCGCCGGGCTGATCGTCGCCGGCGTCGTCTGGGTCGACTACGCCTCCCGGGACACCATCTCCCGGCTCGTGCTGGTCTACGTCGCCTTCCTCGCCATCCCCTTCGGCAACCTCTACCACGTCGTCGTCTCGTCCACGGAGATGGTCTACCTCGTCTTCCAGGGCGAACTCGCCCTCGCCGTCGGCATCTGGGAGTTCGTCCTGCCGGTGTTGCTCGGCAACTCCGTCGGCGGCGTCGCCCTCGTCACCGTGGTGAACTACTTCCAGACGACCGAGCGTCGGGTGGAGGAGGCCCGGAGCGAGGACTTCAAACGCCAGCTCTCGCTCCGCGAGTCGCTGCTCGGCGGTATCAGCGGTCGCGCGTACGTCCCCATCCGCGGCGAGAACGACGAGGGCGAGTGA
- the purH gene encoding bifunctional phosphoribosylaminoimidazolecarboxamide formyltransferase/IMP cyclohydrolase, whose protein sequence is MKLAGMASNRGRNLMNIADRAPGGASFAVVLTNDADAPVLDAAAERGIPTEVVERENDEEREAHEERVVDALADYDVDLVCLDGYMRVLTETFLDATPTTLNVHPSLLPSFAGMDAHEQVVESGVKLTGCTVHVVDETVDGGPVVTQEPIPVYQGDDEDDLKERVLYEGEFAAYPRAVKWFAEGRVDVDFEAGTVDVDGDDGGAFPTRRLVSDDRAADLRYGENPHQDAALYADPTTTEASVVHADQLNEGAKALSYNNYNDADGALNLIKEFDEPAAAVIKHTNPAGCATAETVAEAYEKALSTDPMSAFGGIVALNRECDADTAEQIIDSFKEVVVAPGYTDAALDVLFEKENLRVLDCDGEFEATETLTEKPLVGGRLVQERDRQHLTADDLEVVTEREPTDEQVESMLFAWHTLKHVKSNGILFAKGTETVGIGMGQVSRVDAVRLAAMKADEHAEGKDSAGAVMASDAFFPFPDGIEEAVDAGIEAVIQPGGSKNDDAVVEAANEHDVAMVFTGQRSFRHD, encoded by the coding sequence ATGAAACTCGCCGGCATGGCCAGCAACCGCGGCCGGAACCTGATGAACATCGCGGACCGCGCGCCGGGCGGCGCGTCCTTCGCCGTCGTCCTCACGAACGACGCCGACGCACCGGTGCTCGACGCCGCAGCCGAACGTGGCATCCCGACCGAAGTGGTCGAACGCGAGAACGACGAGGAACGCGAGGCCCACGAGGAGCGCGTGGTCGACGCGCTCGCCGACTACGACGTCGACCTCGTCTGCCTCGACGGCTACATGCGCGTCCTCACCGAGACGTTCCTCGACGCGACGCCGACGACGCTGAACGTCCACCCCTCGCTGCTCCCCTCCTTCGCCGGGATGGACGCCCACGAGCAGGTCGTCGAGTCGGGCGTCAAGCTCACGGGCTGTACCGTCCACGTCGTCGACGAGACGGTCGACGGCGGCCCGGTCGTCACCCAGGAACCCATCCCCGTCTACCAGGGCGACGACGAAGACGACCTGAAGGAGCGCGTGCTCTACGAGGGCGAATTCGCCGCCTACCCGCGAGCGGTCAAGTGGTTCGCGGAGGGCCGCGTCGACGTCGACTTCGAGGCCGGGACCGTCGACGTCGACGGTGACGACGGCGGGGCGTTCCCGACGCGCCGCCTCGTCAGCGACGACCGCGCCGCGGACCTGCGCTACGGGGAGAACCCCCACCAGGACGCCGCGCTGTACGCCGACCCCACCACGACCGAGGCCAGCGTCGTCCACGCGGACCAGCTGAACGAGGGCGCGAAGGCCCTGTCCTACAACAACTACAACGACGCCGACGGCGCGCTCAACCTCATCAAGGAGTTCGACGAGCCCGCCGCCGCGGTCATCAAACACACGAACCCGGCCGGGTGTGCGACCGCCGAGACAGTCGCCGAGGCCTACGAGAAGGCCCTCTCGACGGACCCGATGAGCGCCTTCGGCGGCATCGTCGCGCTCAATCGGGAGTGCGACGCCGACACCGCCGAGCAGATAATCGACTCGTTCAAGGAAGTCGTCGTCGCGCCGGGGTACACCGACGCGGCGCTGGACGTCCTCTTCGAGAAGGAGAACCTGCGAGTTCTGGACTGCGACGGCGAGTTCGAGGCCACGGAGACCCTGACCGAGAAGCCCCTCGTCGGCGGGCGACTCGTCCAGGAGCGGGACCGCCAGCACCTCACCGCCGACGACCTGGAGGTCGTCACCGAGCGCGAACCGACCGACGAGCAGGTCGAGTCGATGCTGTTCGCCTGGCACACGCTCAAACACGTCAAGTCCAACGGCATCCTCTTCGCCAAGGGCACGGAGACGGTCGGCATCGGGATGGGACAGGTCTCCCGCGTCGACGCCGTCCGCCTCGCCGCGATGAAGGCCGACGAGCACGCCGAGGGGAAGGATTCGGCGGGCGCCGTCATGGCCTCTGACGCCTTCTTCCCGTTCCCGGACGGCATCGAGGAAGCGGTCGACGCCGGCATCGAGGCCGTCATCCAGCCCGGCGGGTCGAAGAACGACGACGCCGTCGTCGAGGCCGCGAACGAACACGACGTGGCGATGGTCTTCACCGGCCAGCGCTCCTTCAGGCACGACTGA
- a CDS encoding PrsW family intramembrane metalloprotease — protein MRDRDPVAIVLGDTEDLYDVAEWDARSIIDRLSVVIYAVLHGIKRFGLIALALLLFVAQLAFAGLLVVEEPRLGFLAALSAVPALLLVAYVWYDDPTRREPIDALAITFVLAVLFASFAAAVNSVFQVVFSYVPVIGMALFFFLVVGPIEETVKWLAIRSHAYGRDDFDAVIDGAVYGAVAGLGFATIENALYITQGYQAAAEMAGVTQIERAIGTATSRAFVGPGHVLYSAFAGYYLGLAKFNRENAGPIVVKGILIAALIHATYNTLVTYLPIDNLFLSLGVILGFDLIVGYFLYRKLSRYTKYYHRAEDESDAMGATAEDD, from the coding sequence ATGCGTGATCGAGATCCGGTTGCGATCGTCCTCGGCGACACCGAGGACCTGTACGACGTCGCCGAGTGGGATGCCCGGTCGATCATCGACAGGCTCTCGGTCGTCATATACGCCGTCCTGCACGGGATCAAGCGGTTCGGCCTCATCGCGCTCGCGCTGCTCCTCTTCGTGGCCCAGCTCGCGTTCGCGGGGCTGCTCGTCGTCGAGGAACCGAGGCTCGGCTTCCTGGCGGCGCTGTCCGCAGTCCCGGCGCTCTTGCTCGTCGCCTACGTCTGGTACGACGACCCCACGCGCCGGGAGCCCATCGACGCGCTCGCCATCACGTTCGTGCTCGCGGTCCTGTTCGCCAGCTTCGCCGCCGCGGTCAACTCGGTGTTCCAGGTCGTCTTCAGCTACGTCCCGGTGATCGGGATGGCGCTCTTTTTCTTCCTCGTCGTCGGCCCCATCGAGGAGACGGTGAAGTGGCTCGCCATCCGAAGCCACGCCTACGGCCGGGACGACTTCGACGCCGTCATCGACGGCGCGGTGTACGGCGCCGTCGCCGGCCTCGGCTTCGCCACTATCGAGAACGCTCTCTACATCACCCAGGGGTACCAGGCCGCAGCGGAGATGGCCGGCGTCACCCAGATCGAGCGTGCGATCGGCACGGCCACCAGCCGGGCGTTCGTCGGCCCGGGCCACGTGCTCTACTCCGCCTTCGCGGGCTACTACCTGGGGCTCGCCAAGTTCAACCGTGAGAACGCCGGCCCCATCGTCGTCAAGGGCATCCTCATCGCCGCGCTCATCCACGCCACCTACAACACGCTCGTGACGTACCTGCCGATCGATAACCTGTTCCTCTCCCTCGGCGTCATCCTCGGCTTCGACCTCATCGTCGGCTACTTCCTCTACCGGAAGCTCTCCCGGTACACGAAATACTACCACCGCGCCGAGGACGAATCGGACGCGATGGGTGCGACTGCCGAGGACGACTGA